A segment of the Amycolatopsis thermophila genome:
GTCCGGAAGGAGGTTCCCGTCAACCGAGAGCGCCCGACACGGCGGCGCGGATGCGGGCGTGCAGGTCGCGGTGCCGGGACCGGTCCACCTGCACCTCCACGACCCGCAGGCCGGGGGTGGGGCGCAGCGCGTCGCGGAACTCCCCGATCGTGCCGGCGAGCACGTGCGGGATGCCGAACCCGGCGCACAGCGCCGCGAGATCGGCGCCGTGCGGGGTGCCGAAGACGTGCTCGAACGCGTCCCGGTGCTCGGGCGCGCCCTGCTCCAGCAGCGAGAAGATCCCGCCGCCGTCGTCGTTGAGCACCACGATCGTCAGATCGGGGCGGGTTTCCGGCGGTCCGGCCAGCAGGCCGTTCACGTCGTGCAGGAACGTCAGGTCGCCCAGCAGCGCGTACGCCTGCCCGCGGTGCACCGAGGCCGCGCCGATCGCGGTCGAGACCGTGCCGTCGATGCCGGCCACGCCGCGGTTGCGGTGCACCAGGACGTCCGGCCGCATCCGACCGGCCAGCGCGACGTCGCGCGCCGGGTTCGACGAGCCGACGACCAGCAGCGCGTCCGGCGGCAGGGCGTCGACCAGCTCGGACGCCAGCCGCAGCCCGCTCGGCCACTGCTCGCGCCGCAACGCCGTGTGCAGCGCCTCCGTGGCGGCGGCGTCCGCGCGCTGCCACGCGGCGAGCCACTCCGGGTCGGCCGGTTTGGTCGGCGAGTCGAACCACTGCCCGACCTGCCGCACGTTGTGCGCGGGCGCCGGCCAGTCCGAGTCCGGGCGGACCAGCAGCACCTCGACGTCGGCGTCCGACAGCAGCTGCTGGATCTGCCGGAACACCGTCGGCCGCCCGAGGCACAGCACCTGCTCGGGCCGGTGCCGCCGGATGAACTCCTCGGCGCCGAGCAGCCACACGCCGGACGAGATCGCCGACGACCCGAGCAGCCCCAGGCCACCGGTCTCGGAGATCACCGGCCAGCCGTGCTGCTCACCCCACTCGCTCGCCGCGCGCACCCCGCTGTCGCACGCGATCACCAGCCCGCAGCGCGCCGAGGGCACCACGAACGACGGCAGCGCGCCGAAGTCCGGCAGCTCGGTCCAGCGCTCCCCGCCCGGGCGCCCCTCCAGCGACTCGAACCACTCGCTGTCGCCGTCGGGCACCAGCGGCTCCCGGAACGGGACGTTCAGGTGGACCGGGCCGCACCGCCACTCGCCGTACGCCGCGTTCCACGCCCGGCAGATCTGGCTGCGCCAGTACGCGTTCTGGCCGCCGCGCCGCTCGGCGACGGCCAGCTCGTCGAAGTAGCGCACCGCGTTGCCGTACAGCCGCTGCTGCTCGATCACCTGGTTCGCGCCCGCGGCCCGCAGCTCCGGCGGGCGGTCGGCGGTCAGCACGATCAACGGCACCCCGGCCCGGTCGGCCTCCAGGACCGCGGGGTGGAAGTTCGCCGCCGCGGTGCCGCTCGTGCAGACCACGGCGACCGGGCGGCCGGTGCGGGCGGCGATGCCGAGCGCGAGGAAGCCCGCGCCCCGTTCGTCGATGCGGACGTGCAGCTGGAGGCGCCCGGCGGCGGCCGCGTCGTGCAGCGCCAGCGACAACGGGGCGTTGCGCGAGCCCGGGCAGAGGACCACGTGCGAGACGGTGTTGCGGACGAGCTCGTCCACGATGACCTTGGCCTGTGCGGTCGACGGATTCACCGGTCACCGCCCGGCGTGTCACCCGTCACCACAGTCACACGGCCTATTCTCCCAAACGTGCATGACGCCCAGGTTTCCGAGCTGTTCGACCCGTCCGCCTGGACCGAAATCGAGGGTTTCGGTTTCACCGACATCACCTATCACCGTTCCGTCGAGGCCCGCTCCGGCAAACGCGTCGTGCGCGTCGCGTTCGACCGCCCCGAGGTTCGTAACGCCTTCCGCCCGCACACCGTCGACGAGCTGTACCGCGCGCTCGACCACGCGCGGATGAGCTCCGACGTCGGCTGTGTCCTGCTGACGGGGAACGGTCCCTCGCCCAAGGACGGTGGGTGGGCGTTTTGCTCCGGTGGTGACCAGCGTATTCGCGGTCGGTCCGGGTATCAGTACGCGAGCGGCGAGACCTC
Coding sequences within it:
- the menD gene encoding 2-succinyl-5-enolpyruvyl-6-hydroxy-3-cyclohexene-1-carboxylic-acid synthase; this translates as MNPSTAQAKVIVDELVRNTVSHVVLCPGSRNAPLSLALHDAAAAGRLQLHVRIDERGAGFLALGIAARTGRPVAVVCTSGTAAANFHPAVLEADRAGVPLIVLTADRPPELRAAGANQVIEQQRLYGNAVRYFDELAVAERRGGQNAYWRSQICRAWNAAYGEWRCGPVHLNVPFREPLVPDGDSEWFESLEGRPGGERWTELPDFGALPSFVVPSARCGLVIACDSGVRAASEWGEQHGWPVISETGGLGLLGSSAISSGVWLLGAEEFIRRHRPEQVLCLGRPTVFRQIQQLLSDADVEVLLVRPDSDWPAPAHNVRQVGQWFDSPTKPADPEWLAAWQRADAAATEALHTALRREQWPSGLRLASELVDALPPDALLVVGSSNPARDVALAGRMRPDVLVHRNRGVAGIDGTVSTAIGAASVHRGQAYALLGDLTFLHDVNGLLAGPPETRPDLTIVVLNDDGGGIFSLLEQGAPEHRDAFEHVFGTPHGADLAALCAGFGIPHVLAGTIGEFRDALRPTPGLRVVEVQVDRSRHRDLHARIRAAVSGALG